The sequence below is a genomic window from Streptomyces sp. NBC_00582.
GGTCAGCCGCTGGATCTTGTCGGCGTCGGTCTCGTTGTCCTGCGGCTCGACGTCCCGGCCGCTGATGCCGAACTCCTTCTCGGCCTTCTGCAGACCGGCGTAGGCGGCGTCGTTGAAGGACTGGTCGCCCTTGCCGCCGATGTCGTACGCCAGACCGATGCCCTCGCCCGAGTACTTCCCGGACGACGAGGACGCCGAGTCGCTCGCCTTGGAACCGGTGCTGGACTCACCGCAGCCGGTGGCCGCGAGCGCGATGACCGCGACGGCCACCGCTGCCTGGGAGAATCTGCTCCTCCGAGATATCAGACGCACAGCAAGCACCCCTTCGAAATCCCCACGGCGCCGTGACCGGCCCGCTTTCCCCTTGGTGGCGCCGTTCCGGGGGGCTCCCCAACAAGCCGTACCGGGTGGCGATTTCGGCGACAGTAACGCGCGTAGAAGGGGAGGGGAACGGGGTTGCTCGCTCCCGTTATCGATTCGTGCCGACCTTGGGTTGCAAGCGCGTCCTCGGGGTTACGGACGGGTGACACAAGGGGACGAAGAGGAACCTTCCGGTCACCCCTTCGCCCCCTGGCACTCCCGTACCGCGGTCAGGCGTCCCGCGTCGCCGCGTCCAGCAGCGCGGCGGCCGTGAACAACTCCACGCCGACAGTGATCGCGGACTCGTCGGCGTCGAAATCGCCCTGGTGCAGATCGCGGACCGTGCGCTCACCCGGGGGACGGACGCCGAGCCGGGCCATCGCGCCCGGCACCCGCTCCAGGTACCAGGAGAAGTCCTCGCCGCCGAGGCTCTGCTCGGTGCCCTCCACGGAGCCCTCGCCACGCCGGGCGATCATCGCCTGGTGCAGCAGGGCGGCGACCTCGCCGTCGTTGACGACGGGCGGGACGCCGCGGACGTAGTTGATCTCGGACTTGGCGCGGTGCAGGTTGGCGACCTCGTCGATCGCCGCCACGACGATGTCCGGGGCCTGCCGCCAGGCCTCGATGTCCAGGCAGCGCACGGTGCCGGAGAGCTCGGCGTGCTGCGGGATCACGTTCGGGGCGTGGCCGCTCTCGATCCGGCCCCAGGTGACCGCGAGACCGGCCCGGGTGTCGACCCGGCGCGCGACGAGCGCGGGCACGTCGGTGACGACACGGGCGGCCGCGGTGACGAGGTCGGTGGTCAGATGCGGGCGGGCGGTGTGGCCGCCGGGGCCGTCCAGGGTGATCTCCAGACGGTCGCAGGCGGAGGTGATGGCGCCCTCGCGCAGCCCGATGACGCCCGCGTCGACGCGCGGGTCGCAGTGCACGGCGATGATCCGGCCGACACCGTCCAGCGCGCCGCACTCGATGGCGTCGGCGGCGCCGCCGGGCAGCACCTCCTCGGCGGGCTGGAAGATCAGCCGCACGGGGCGCGGGAGGCGGCCCTGCTTGTGCAGCTCGGCGAGCACGAGACCGGCGCCGAGGACGACGGTGGTGTGCACGTCGTGGCCGCAGGCGTGGGCGCGGTCGGGGACCGTGGAGCGGTACGCGCACTCGGTCTTGGTGTCCGGGATGGGCAGGGCGTCGATGTCGGCGCGCATCGCGAAGATGGGCGCGCCGGTGATTTGCTCGCCCTCCTCGATGCCGATGTCACAGATGAGGCCCGTCCCCACGGCGAGGACACGCGGCTTCAGGCCGGCCTTCTCCAGGCGCGCCTTGATCGCGGCGGTCGTACGGAACTCCTGGTTGCCGAGCTCGGGGTGCATGTGCATGTCGCGCCGGAAGGCGACGAGCTCCGCACGCAGGGCTTCGGGCAGCGTGCCGGGGAGGGCGGCGCGCTTCGCAGGATCGGCCTCGGACTCTCGGGACATCAGTTGCTTCACCCTCTGAAGGGTAGGACGCCGAGGCGGTCAACTGACCCGATCAACAAAATTTCAACCTGTTGGAGGAAGAAAAGTTGGCCGCGTGGCGCATGGTTGCCGTAGAGGGTGGGTAAACTCGCCGAATTTTCATCTGGCGCCGTTCCCTCTTCCTTTCCTCACCCATACCACGAGGGGCGGGTGGGGCGCCTGCTGTGTCCACGTTCCGGAACCGTTCATCGGACGTTCGTACGAGCCGTCGCACGCGCCGGTAGTGTGCGCGCCCATGACCGACCTGGACGTCGACTTCCTGCACGCGGCCCGTACCTCGTACGACGCCATGGCCGAGGCCTACACCGAGGAGTTCCCGGACGGGCTGGGGCACCGGCACCTGGACAGAGCGCTGCTGTCGGGCTTCGCGGACCTGGTCAAGGAGCGTGGGGGCGGGGAGCCGGTCGCGGACGTCGGGAGCGGGCCGGGGTATGTGACCCGGAGGCTGGACGCGCTGGGGCTTTCGGTGTTCGGGGTGGACGTCTCGCCGCGCATGGTGGCGCTGGCCTCGCGGGCGCATCCGCATCTGCGGTTCCACGTGGGCTCGATGACGGGGCTGGACCTGCCGGACCGGTCACTCGCGGGGCTGATCGCGCTGTACTCCGTGATCCATGTGCCGGACGGGGAGCTTCCCTCCGTGCTGCGGGAGTTCCGCCGGGTCCTGGTCCCCGGCGGGCATCTGCTCCTCGCCTTCCAGACGGGGCAGGGTGAGGAACTCCACGTCACGGAACGCTTCGGTCACGAGGTCTCGCTGCGGTACTGGTTCCGGGATCCGGAGGTGGTGGCGGGGCTGCTGGGCGAGACGGGCTTCGAGGTCCTGGCACGAGTGGTCCTGTCCCCGGAGGAGGGCCGCAAGTATCCCCGGGCGTACCTCCTGGCCCAGGTCCCCGCCGTCTAGCGGCCCGGGGGTGGGTGCCGCTCCCCCGCGCTCGCGGGGCGCCGCCGCGCCCACCCGTGCCGCCTGGGGGCACCTCCCAGGCCTTGCCCGCAGCTGCGCAAGCTGAAGGGGCGCGGGGAACTGCGCGACCCGCCCCCACCGGCCCGCAAACGCACGGCGACCCGCAACCCCAGGCAGTCAGGGGCGCGGGGAACTGCGCGACCCGCCCCCACCGGCCCGCAGACACACGGCGACCCGCAACCCCAGGCAGTCAGGGGCGCGGGGAACTGCGCGACCCGCCCCCACCGGCCCGCAGACGCACGACGACCCGCAACCCCAGGCAGTCAGGGGCGCGGGGAACTGCGCGACCCGCCCCCACCGGCCCGCAAACGCACGACGACCCGCAACCCCAGGCAGTCAGGGGCGCGGGGAACTGCGCGACCCGCCCCCACCGGCCCGCAAACGCACGACGACCCGCAACCCCAGGCAGTCAGGGGCGCGGGGAACTGCGCGACCCGCCCCCACCGGCCCGCGGCTACGGCATCACCGTCGCCAGCCGATGCACATCCCGCGCCGTCCCCGTCACCCCCGACAAGAAGCCCTGCGCCCGCGGTGACGCGTGTTCCGTCAGCCACGTGGGGTCGATGTCGCAGACCGCCACGCGGACGTCCGTGCCGGAGAGCGCCAGCGGGAGGGTGTGGACGACGGTCGAGGGAAAGCTGAGGACCGTTCGGCCGATCGGGCCGCGGCGGGCGATCAGTTCCAGCGGGAGGTCGGGCCGCACCACCTCCAGGCCCGTCTCCACGGCCAGCCGGTGGAGTTTGTCGGCGCTCTCACGGCGGTGGGCGAAGTAGCGCGCCGCACCATGGGCGCGAGCGAGCGCCTGGACGGCCTCCAGATAGCGGTCCGCGTCCACCACGCCAGTCTCCACCAGGGACGTCCCCACCATGTCCGCGCCCTTCGTGACGCGCGGTGGACCGAAGCGGGCGCGGGTCCAGGTGAAGGTGTTCGCGGTGACCGTGACGCCCTCGGGGACGTCCTGGACCGGCATCGCGGAGAAGACCTCGACCCGGGTGTCGGCCGAAGGGGTGAGACGCCGGCGGGCCGAGGACGACACCGGCGCGAAGACCAGGTCGCGGGGGCCGGGCCGGCCGCCCTTGCGGTGCCAGCGCACGAGGCGTTCGCCCCGGGCGAGCTGCCCCACGAACTCCATGGTCGCGGTGCCGTCGTCGACGACGACGAGCTCGGTGGCCCTGGTGATGGAGAGCAGCAGCTGGACGTACCGGGAGAACGGATCGCCCATGACGACCCGGTGGGCGCGGCGCAGCAGCGGGGTCAGTCCGCCGATCGTGCGGAAGGGGGCCGTGGTGCCGCCGCGGGCCTCCTCCCAGCGGACCGCGTGGCCCTCGTCGCGGGCCAGCTCGGCCATGCGCCGCAACTGGCCGCGGGTCATCGGGTCGGTCGGGGACAGGACGACGAGGGTGAGCTCCGCGCCGGGAAACTCCCGGCCGTGCGCCCATTCGAGCACGTTCAGGAGCTGCACCGGGCTCTCGACGAACGCGAGCGTGTGGGGGGTGGTGCCGGTGTGCGTGCCGGCGCGGGGGCTCATCCTCGTACGACCGTCCCGTAGTGGTGGGTGTCTGGGACCGCGGTGGCTCAGACCGCGACCGGCTCGCCCGCCGCCGCGGCGATCTCCGCCTCCGCGACGACACCGCTGACGCGGCGCAGCTTCTTCATGGGGCCGAGCTCGGAGTCGTAGACCTTCTTGACGCCGTCGCCGAGGGAGGCCTCGATGGTGCGGATGTCACGGACGAGGCGGGTCAGGCCCTGCGGCTCGACGGAGGCGGCCTGGTCGGAGCCCCACATCGCGCGGTCGAGGGTGATGTGGCGCTCGACGAAGACGGCGCCGAGGGCGACGGCGGCCAGCGTGGTCTGCAGGCCGGTCTCGTGGCCCGAGTAGCCGATCGGGACGTTCGGGTACTCCTTCTCCAGTGTGTTGATCACGCGGAGGTTGAGCTCCTCGGCCTTGGCCGGGTAGGTCGAGGTGGCGTGGCACATGACGATGTTGTCGCTGCCGAGCACCTCGACGGCGTGCCGGATCTGCTTCGGGGTCGACATGCCGGTGGAGAGGATGACCGCGCGGCCGGTGGCGCGCAGGGCGCGCAGCAGCTCGTCGTCGGTGAGGGAGGCGGAGGCCACCTTGTGGGCGGGGACGTCGAACTTCTCCAGGAAGGCGACGGCCTCGGTGTCCCACGGGGAGGCGAACCAGTCGATCCCCTTCTGCTTGCAGTACTCGTCGATCTGGCGGTACTCGTCCTCGCCGAACTCCACGCGGTGGCGGTAGTCGATGTACGTCATCCGGCCCCAGGGGGTGTCGCGCTCGATGTCCCACTGGTCGCGCGGGGTGCAGATCTCCGGGGTGCGCTTCTGGAACTTGACGGCGTCGCAGCCGGCCTCGGCGGCCACGTCGATCAGCTTGAACGCGTTCTCGAGGTCGCCGTTGTGGTTGATGCCGATCTCGCCGCAGATGTAGACGGGGCGGCCGGGGCCGACCTCGCGGGAACCGAACGTGCGCGTACGGGAGTTGGTGCTCATGGCGGAACGTTCCTTACCTGGTGAGGGTGTCGAGAGAGGGTCCGAGGATCCAGCCGGCGATCTCCCGGATCGCGCCGTCGCCACCGGGGACGGTGGTGACCGCGCGTGCGGCGCCGCGTACGACGTCGTGGGCGCTCGCGACCGCCACCGGCCAGCCCACGAGGGCGAAGCAGGGGAGGTCGTTGACGTCGTTGCCGACGTAGAGCACGCGCTCCGGCGCGATGCCCTGTTCCTCGCACCACTGCTTGAGTGCGAGGTCCTTGCGGTCGATGCCGTGCAGGACCGGGAGCTTGAGCTTCCGGGCCCGGGCGGCGACGACCGGGTTCTGTTCGGTGGACAGGATCAGGAGCGGGAAGCCGCTCCTGCGCAGGGCGGCGATGCCGAGGCCGTCGCCGCGGTGGACGGAGACGCACTCCCGTCCGTCGGAGTCGATCAGCACCCGGTCGTCGGTCTGGGTGCCGTCGAAGTCGAGCACGATCGCGTCGATGTCGTCGGCGGTGGGCAGCCCGTCGGGGCGGTCCGCGTCGAAGAGGGGGGCGAGGGCACGGGCGCGGGCCAGGTCGTGCGGGTCGTCGACCTCCAGGACCCGGGCGGGGTCGGTGCGGACGAGGTCGGTGCGGCCGAAGAAGCGGTGGCCGTGCTCGCGGAAGCCGGCCGCGTCCATGGCGTAGGCGGCGCCGGTCTCCAGGAAGTCCTGGGGGCGGTCCTGGCGGCGCGGGCGGTAGGACTTGTCGTGGTTGACGCCGTTGCCGCCGGCGTCGGCATCGGCGTCGGCGTCGGCGTCGGCGTCGCGCCAGACGAAGCCGTGGAAGGGGGCCACGGTCACCGCGGTGTCGGCGCCCTTCTCGAGGACGGCCGAGGCGACCCCGTCGACGTCCTCGCGGACCAGGAACGGGCTGGTGCACTGCACGAGCAGGACGACGTCGACCGGGCTGCCGTGCAGGGCCTCGTGGGCGTCCATGGCGTGCAGGACGGCCGCCTCGGAGGTGGCGGTGTCGCCGGCGATGGCGGCCGGGCGCAGCACGACCTCGGCGCCCGCCTCGCGCGCGGCGGCCGCGATGGCCTGGTCGTCGGTGGAGACGACGACGTCGGTGACGAGCCGGGTGGCCCGGCACTCGCGGACCGCGCGGGCGACCAGCGGGACGCCGCCGACCGGGGCGAGGTTCTTCGCGGGCACGCCCTTGGAGCCGCCGCGGGCGGGGATCACCGCGAGGACGCGGCGCCGCGCCGCTGGGGAGTCGGACATGGGGGCTTCTCCTAGCTGTGGAAGACGGTCACTCACGGCGCTGCCCGCGCGGGGCTGCCGACCGGCGGCTACTCCCGGCACGCCCCCGCCGGACAGGGCGGACCCGGCGTCCTGTGCCCGGCCCACCGCCGGACGGCCCCCGCTCACGCCGCTGCCCCCGCGGGGCTGCCGACCACCGGCGCGCCGACCGGCCGCCGCCCCCGGCACGCCCCCGCCGGACAGAGCCGACCCGGCGTCCTGTGCCCAACCCACCGCGGGCCTACAGGCGTCCGCGGCTCCGGCCGGGCCCACCGCCGCACGGCGGACGCCCCCGGCACCCTCGGCCCGACCCACCGCCGGACGGCCCCCGCTCACGGCGCTCCCCCCACGGGGCTGCCG
It includes:
- a CDS encoding amidohydrolase, translating into MSRESEADPAKRAALPGTLPEALRAELVAFRRDMHMHPELGNQEFRTTAAIKARLEKAGLKPRVLAVGTGLICDIGIEEGEQITGAPIFAMRADIDALPIPDTKTECAYRSTVPDRAHACGHDVHTTVVLGAGLVLAELHKQGRLPRPVRLIFQPAEEVLPGGAADAIECGALDGVGRIIAVHCDPRVDAGVIGLREGAITSACDRLEITLDGPGGHTARPHLTTDLVTAAARVVTDVPALVARRVDTRAGLAVTWGRIESGHAPNVIPQHAELSGTVRCLDIEAWRQAPDIVVAAIDEVANLHRAKSEINYVRGVPPVVNDGEVAALLHQAMIARRGEGSVEGTEQSLGGEDFSWYLERVPGAMARLGVRPPGERTVRDLHQGDFDADESAITVGVELFTAAALLDAATRDA
- a CDS encoding class I SAM-dependent DNA methyltransferase; this encodes MTDLDVDFLHAARTSYDAMAEAYTEEFPDGLGHRHLDRALLSGFADLVKERGGGEPVADVGSGPGYVTRRLDALGLSVFGVDVSPRMVALASRAHPHLRFHVGSMTGLDLPDRSLAGLIALYSVIHVPDGELPSVLREFRRVLVPGGHLLLAFQTGQGEELHVTERFGHEVSLRYWFRDPEVVAGLLGETGFEVLARVVLSPEEGRKYPRAYLLAQVPAV
- a CDS encoding N-acetylneuraminate synthase family protein produces the protein MSTNSRTRTFGSREVGPGRPVYICGEIGINHNGDLENAFKLIDVAAEAGCDAVKFQKRTPEICTPRDQWDIERDTPWGRMTYIDYRHRVEFGEDEYRQIDEYCKQKGIDWFASPWDTEAVAFLEKFDVPAHKVASASLTDDELLRALRATGRAVILSTGMSTPKQIRHAVEVLGSDNIVMCHATSTYPAKAEELNLRVINTLEKEYPNVPIGYSGHETGLQTTLAAVALGAVFVERHITLDRAMWGSDQAASVEPQGLTRLVRDIRTIEASLGDGVKKVYDSELGPMKKLRRVSGVVAEAEIAAAAGEPVAV
- a CDS encoding acylneuraminate cytidylyltransferase; translation: MSDSPAARRRVLAVIPARGGSKGVPAKNLAPVGGVPLVARAVRECRATRLVTDVVVSTDDQAIAAAAREAGAEVVLRPAAIAGDTATSEAAVLHAMDAHEALHGSPVDVVLLVQCTSPFLVREDVDGVASAVLEKGADTAVTVAPFHGFVWRDADADADADADAGGNGVNHDKSYRPRRQDRPQDFLETGAAYAMDAAGFREHGHRFFGRTDLVRTDPARVLEVDDPHDLARARALAPLFDADRPDGLPTADDIDAIVLDFDGTQTDDRVLIDSDGRECVSVHRGDGLGIAALRRSGFPLLILSTEQNPVVAARARKLKLPVLHGIDRKDLALKQWCEEQGIAPERVLYVGNDVNDLPCFALVGWPVAVASAHDVVRGAARAVTTVPGGDGAIREIAGWILGPSLDTLTR